One window from the genome of Eucalyptus grandis isolate ANBG69807.140 chromosome 7, ASM1654582v1, whole genome shotgun sequence encodes:
- the LOC104453268 gene encoding LOW QUALITY PROTEIN: aspartyl protease family protein At5g10770 (The sequence of the model RefSeq protein was modified relative to this genomic sequence to represent the inferred CDS: inserted 1 base in 1 codon) has product MTFFVHKGYTYGVEGKITNHTLSISSLLPSPSCLPSSAKASNRKSTLKLVHKHGLCSPFDRDHNPLNLSEILLRDQSRVKWIQSQSSNSSSGQKATAAASLPVKSDITVGDYIVTIGLGTPKKDLTLLFDTGSSVTWTQCKPCVGSCYTQSDPIFNPSQSSSYANISCASTFCSLAGSGCFGSTCKYSITYADNSSSVGFFATEKLTISPTEVIDNFEFGCGENNSGIFGTAAGLIGLSXNNISFVEQTAAKFGKYFSYCLPSSSSSTGYLTFGKDGRAPSSVSFTPLSKVQQDSEFYGISIVGISVNGIPLSIPSTVFSSAGAIIDSGTTITQLPPTVYSALRTVFRKAMANYTTAPADSTVDTCYDFSKERTVTVPSITFLFAGGVNIDLDRSGILVMVTASQVCLAFTANDADSDLIIYGNVQQRTFEVVYDVAGRKLGFAPNSCS; this is encoded by the exons ATGACTTTCTTCGTGCACAAAGGTTATACTTATGGAGTAGAAGGGAAGATTACAAACCACACTCTGTCAATTAGCTCTCTATTGCCTTCTCCTTCTTGCTTACCTTCCTCTGCCAAAG CTAGCAACCGAAAGTCGACGTTGAAACTAGTTCACAAGCATGGCCTATGCTCTCCCTTTGATCGAGACCACAATCCTCTAAATCTCTCTGAAATCCTGCTCCGAGATCAATCAAGGGTCAAGTGGATTCAGTCCCAATCCTCCAACAGCAGCAGTGGCCAGAAAGCTACAGCAGCTGCCAGTCTTCCGGTGAAGTCCGACATCACCGTTGGTGATTACATAGTGACAATCGGCCTCGGCACGCCCAAAAAGGACCTAACTCTCCTTTTCGACACCGGCAGCTCAGTCACGTGGACTCAGTGCAAGCCGTGCGTGGGATCTTGCTACACTCAGTCTGACCCGATCTTTAACCCTTCTCAATCATCGTCCTATGCTAATATCTCATGCGCCTCAACATTTTGCTCCCTCG CTGGTTCGGGATGCTTCGGATCAACATGTAAATATTCCATCACATATGCTGACAATTCATCTTCAGTCGGCTTCTTTGCAACTGAAAAGTTGACAATATCGCCGACGGAGGTTATCGACAATTTCGAATTTGGCTGTGGTGAGAACAACTCAGGCATCTTCGGCACGGCAGCAGGGTTGATCGGACTCT ACAACAACATCTCCTTCGTGGAACAAACTgcggccaaatttggcaagtATTTCTCCTACTGCTTGCCCTCTTCCTCTAGCTCTACTGGATACTTGACTTTCGGCAAGGATGGTAGGGCACCAAGCTCAGTTAGCTTCACGCCGTTATCAAAGGTCCAACAAGACTCGGAATTCTACGGAATAAGTATTGTAGGAATCAGCGTAAACGGGATTCCTCTATCGATACCATCGACGGTATTTTCAAGCGCAGGCGCCATCATCGACTCGGGAACTACCATTACCCAATTGCCTCCAACAGTTTACAGTGCCTTGAGAACCGTATTCAGGAAAGCAATGGCGAATTACACGACAGCTCCGGCGGATTCCACGGTCGATACTTGCTATGACTTTAGCAAAGAGCGCACGGTCACGGTCCCATCAATAACTTTCCTTTTCGCTGGAGGAGTCAACATTGATTTGGACCGTAGCGGGATATTGGTCATGGTGACGGCCTCGCAAGTTTGCCTAGCATTTACAGCGAATGATGCTGATAGTGATCTGATCATTTATGGTAATGTGCAGCAGAGAACGTTTGAAGTTGTGTATGATGTTGCTGGAAGAAAGCTAGGCTTTGCTCCAAATAGCTGTTCTTAA
- the LOC104453162 gene encoding LOW QUALITY PROTEIN: uncharacterized protein At4g06744 (The sequence of the model RefSeq protein was modified relative to this genomic sequence to represent the inferred CDS: inserted 1 base in 1 codon), with the protein MGGSSVSLLKPSNSFIIFVSILVLQACHHRLIICQVMPPSPPPSQDLMFLDQRLAAVYPVIQQFKNTITADPQGITNSWVGPGICNYTGFYCDNPPDNLTATALAGIDFNGYHLGAPTLEGFLDQLPDLAIFHANSNNFSGVIPQKIAQLPYFYELDVSNNNFSGAFPAAVFGVNLSFLDIRFNSFTGSVPPQVFKQALDVLYINNNKFMQKIPIDFGSTHVLYLTLANNRFTGLIPRSIANASSTLIEVLFLNNQLMGCIPYEIGFLRKATVFDXGGNYLTGQLPCSLGCLDMIEQLNFAGNFLYDAIPEVVCSMPNLLNLSLSNNYFNHIGPLCWKLVKRGVLDVRMNCIFGLPDQRPHHECLKFYFHSFWFSWVCPWQYLMSAIPCKINSSYISRPPGARTKSVTYPALNRHRLL; encoded by the exons ATGGGTGGCTCCTCTGTTTCCCTTCTCAAACCCTCAAattctttcatcattttcgTCTCCATCTTGGTCCTCCAAGCTTGTCATCATCGTCTCATTATTTGCCAAGTGATGCccccatctccaccaccatccCAAGATTTGATGTTCTTGGACCAAAGACTCGCCGCCGTATACCCCGTAATCCAGCAATTCAAGAACACCATCACCGCGGATCCGCAAGGCATCACAAACTCTTGGGTCGGCCCCGGCATCTGCAACTACACAGGCTTTTATTGCGATAATCCGCCAGACAATCTCACAGCCACCGCGCTTGCAGGCATCGACTTCAACGGTTACCACCTCGGCGCGCCGACCCTTGAGGGCTTCCTCGACCAGCTCCCGGACCTCGCAATCTTCCATGCCAACTCCAACAACTTCTCCGGCGTCATCCCACAGAAGATTGCACAGCTCCCGTACTTCTACGAGCTCGACGTGAGCAACAACAACTTCTCCGGGGCATTCCCAGCCGCAGTGTTTGGCGTCAACCTGTCTTTCTTGGACATTCGTTTCAACTCCTTCACTGGGTCTGTCCCGCCACAGGTCTTTAAGCAAGCCCTCGACGTGctctacatcaacaacaacaaattcaTGCAAAAGATCCCAATCGACTTCGGCTCGACCCACGTGCTCTACCTCACCCTGGCCAACAACAGGTTCACGGGCTTAATCCCGAGGAGCATCGCCAACGCCTCCTCAACCCTGATCGAAGTGCTCTTCCTGAACAACCAGCTCATGGGTTGCATTCCTTACGAGATCGGGTTCTTGAGAAAGGCCACTGTCTTCG GCGGGGGCAACTATCTGACAGGACAGCTCCCATGCTCGCTTGGCTGCTTGGACATGATCGAGCAGCTCAACTTCGCCGGGAACTTCCTGTACGATGCGATCCCGGAGGTTGTGTGCTCGATGCCGAACCTGTTGAACTTATCGCTATCGAACAACTACTTCAACCACATCGGGCCATTGTGCTGGAAGCTCGTGAAGAGGGGAGTGCTGGACGTGAGGATGAACTGCATCTTCGGGCTTCCCGATCAGAGGCCGCACCATGAGTGTTTGAAGTTCTATTTTCACTCGTTTTGGTTCAGTTGGGTCTGTCCGTGGCAATACTTGATGAGCGCCATTCCTTGCAAAATCAACTCATCTTACATTAGTCGTCCACCGGGCGCTCGGACAAAGTCGGTCACTTACCCTGCTCTTAATCGACACAGACTATTGTGA